The Chthoniobacterales bacterium genome contains a region encoding:
- a CDS encoding paraquat-inducible protein A: MPWLDPEDEPRPMENHKEVWRECPDCGADYLLRPLAPGELLQCRRCDARLATAKGSASLQAAWALVLTGLILLVLANVYPVMKFTVAGNSQSNLVVTGIEGLVRQGYGPLAALVLFSSIVAPALYLLLLCYVLAADCTGGNWPGISAAWRWAELLAPWNLVPVFAVACLVAVVRLDLLGTVTWEHGALFIVLLSACCLVLGRVLDRERIEVLRGEAA, translated from the coding sequence ATGCCGTGGCTCGACCCGGAGGACGAACCCCGACCCATGGAAAACCACAAAGAAGTCTGGCGTGAGTGCCCGGATTGCGGCGCGGATTACCTGCTGCGTCCGCTGGCGCCGGGCGAGTTGTTGCAATGCCGGCGATGCGATGCGCGCCTGGCAACAGCCAAGGGAAGCGCGTCGTTGCAGGCGGCGTGGGCGCTGGTGCTCACCGGTTTGATCCTTCTCGTGCTGGCCAATGTTTATCCGGTGATGAAGTTCACGGTGGCGGGAAATTCGCAGAGCAATCTTGTCGTGACGGGGATCGAAGGCTTGGTGCGTCAGGGCTACGGTCCCCTTGCGGCGCTGGTGCTCTTCTCGTCAATCGTCGCGCCGGCCCTTTATTTGCTTCTGCTTTGCTACGTGCTCGCGGCCGACTGCACGGGAGGAAACTGGCCGGGGATATCCGCGGCCTGGCGATGGGCGGAGTTGCTCGCGCCGTGGAATCTTGTGCCCGTCTTTGCCGTGGCCTGCCTCGTTGCCGTGGTGCGTCTGGATCTTCTCGGCACGGTGACATGGGAACACGGGGCGCTGTTCATCGTCCTTCTCTCGGCGTGCTGCCTCGTCCTGGGGCGCGTGCTCGATCGCGAGCGCATCGAAGTCTTGCGCGGGGAGGCCGCATGA